One window of Chryseobacterium sp. JJR-5R genomic DNA carries:
- a CDS encoding N-acetylmuramoyl-L-alanine amidase, translating into MHKVNFKIILSFLLILFSNFIFSQKKFIVVLDAGHGGSDHGANRTYSDIGRIAEKDVTLAITLKVGEMLEKNKDFKIIYTRKIDEYPSLSDRTNLANRSKADLFVSIHCNSSKRPTAYGTETFVQGPDQNDTNLEVAKRENDVIFLDEKDKQTFGSYDPGSPESLIALKLQQSRYLESSLLLGGLVENNFVNKDKRTSRGVFQKNLHVLRMNAMPSVLIETGFINHPEESHYLASEKGQDEISESIYKAILDYKKAVDRKSGNSYVVKKPEPDRLAEVALKNDFRILLLSSPTKYNDGDPALKGLNYILPIKENGQYKYYYGVTNLASVRDVNIKTAKDAGFRNAYAVGFMPNQKMNAGYYTLEVYSGDKLNGNSFIMQTLKDVERNKENGVFYYTYGKAYTLEDAVKLQKDIEAKGIKNTVIQKVFK; encoded by the coding sequence ATGCACAAAGTAAATTTTAAAATAATTTTATCATTTCTCCTTATTCTGTTCAGTAACTTTATTTTTTCACAGAAAAAATTTATCGTTGTTTTAGATGCCGGACACGGAGGAAGTGATCACGGGGCCAACAGAACCTACTCCGATATCGGAAGGATCGCAGAAAAGGATGTTACCCTTGCCATTACCCTGAAGGTGGGCGAAATGCTTGAGAAAAATAAAGATTTTAAGATAATCTACACCCGGAAGATTGATGAATACCCTTCTTTATCAGACAGGACCAATCTTGCCAACAGGAGTAAAGCAGACCTTTTCGTTTCCATCCACTGCAACTCGTCAAAAAGACCGACGGCTTACGGAACGGAAACTTTTGTACAGGGGCCGGACCAGAATGACACCAACCTGGAAGTGGCCAAAAGGGAAAATGACGTAATTTTCCTGGATGAAAAAGACAAGCAGACCTTCGGTTCTTATGATCCGGGTTCCCCGGAATCTTTAATTGCCCTAAAGCTTCAGCAAAGCCGGTATCTTGAATCAAGCCTGCTGCTGGGAGGACTGGTGGAAAACAATTTTGTAAATAAGGATAAAAGAACTTCAAGAGGGGTATTCCAGAAAAACCTTCACGTTCTCCGTATGAACGCCATGCCTTCCGTGCTTATAGAAACCGGGTTTATCAACCATCCGGAGGAAAGCCATTATTTAGCCTCGGAAAAAGGGCAGGATGAAATTTCGGAAAGTATTTACAAAGCAATTCTTGATTATAAAAAAGCGGTTGACAGAAAATCCGGCAATTCTTATGTTGTAAAGAAGCCCGAGCCTGACAGGCTGGCAGAAGTTGCATTAAAGAATGATTTCAGGATTTTACTGTTGAGCTCCCCAACAAAATATAATGACGGCGACCCGGCTTTAAAAGGACTCAACTATATATTGCCGATTAAAGAAAACGGACAGTATAAATATTATTACGGCGTAACGAATCTGGCTTCGGTAAGGGATGTCAATATCAAGACCGCTAAAGATGCAGGCTTCAGGAATGCGTATGCAGTCGGGTTTATGCCTAATCAGAAGATGAATGCCGGATATTATACTTTGGAAGTATACAGCGGCGATAAACTGAACGGTAATTCATTCATCATGCAGACCCTTAAAGATGTGGAAAGAAATAAAGAAAACGGCGTTTTTTATTATACTTACGGAAAAGCATATACCCTGGAAGATGCAGTGAAGCTTCAGAAAGATATTGAAGCTAAAGGCATTAAGAATACGGTGATCCAAAAAGTTTTCAAATAA
- a CDS encoding trypsin-like peptidase domain-containing protein, with amino-acid sequence MKSTLKKLLPFAVVGVISGATTVGTLQYFNHDSANGDQSYFTKSAPNVSFAGMNTAAVGDDFVKAAKTTVPAVVTIKNYQSRSTSRASEQDLFDFFFGDPLGGRGQQKQKQQMPDNMPSGMGSGVIISPDGYIISNNHVVAGANKLEVVLSNKKSYIATLVGTDPNTDISLLKIEEKGLPYLNFANSDNIEVGQWVLAVGNPLGLNSTVTAGIVSAKGRGIGILGSQGKAANPIESFIQTDAAINPGNSGGALVNTVGELIGINSAIQSTTGYYQGYGFAVPSNLARKIVEDIKKFGIVQRGFLGVTSLDLSNDMQVAGYNKQNKTNIKAGSGVYVTGFGDNSGAEDAGIRSGDVITKIDNTAVTDFADLSIAIGSKRPGDKVLVTYLRNGKEATATVTLRDQKGGTSARTKADLSVTEKIGAEFKPLDDRFKTDYGLNSGVIAANVTEGSEIAKIGIVDNYIVVEINGKPVNSQKDVEKILDKYAGNVSVKFVDAYGQMYTRGFKMP; translated from the coding sequence ATGAAGAGTACTTTAAAAAAACTATTACCTTTCGCAGTAGTTGGCGTAATCTCAGGAGCTACTACCGTTGGAACATTACAATATTTCAATCATGATTCTGCCAACGGGGATCAGTCTTACTTCACCAAATCTGCACCCAACGTTTCTTTTGCAGGCATGAACACGGCAGCAGTGGGTGATGATTTTGTAAAGGCGGCCAAAACCACAGTCCCGGCAGTAGTAACCATTAAAAACTACCAGTCCAGATCAACGAGCAGAGCTTCGGAACAGGACCTTTTTGATTTCTTCTTCGGAGATCCGCTTGGGGGAAGAGGCCAGCAGAAACAGAAACAGCAGATGCCGGACAATATGCCTTCGGGGATGGGATCAGGTGTCATTATTTCTCCGGACGGATATATTATTTCCAATAACCACGTGGTAGCAGGTGCGAATAAACTGGAAGTGGTATTAAGCAATAAGAAATCCTATATCGCAACTTTAGTGGGTACTGATCCCAATACAGATATTTCATTACTGAAAATTGAGGAAAAAGGATTGCCATATTTAAATTTTGCCAATTCAGATAATATTGAAGTAGGACAATGGGTACTTGCGGTTGGAAATCCGCTAGGACTGAATTCTACGGTAACAGCAGGTATTGTCTCTGCAAAAGGCAGGGGAATCGGGATATTAGGTTCACAGGGGAAAGCGGCCAACCCTATTGAAAGCTTTATCCAGACGGATGCGGCGATTAACCCGGGTAACTCAGGAGGCGCTCTGGTGAATACCGTTGGGGAGCTTATCGGAATTAACTCTGCGATTCAGTCAACAACCGGATATTATCAGGGGTACGGGTTTGCTGTTCCTTCAAACTTAGCACGGAAAATCGTTGAAGACATTAAGAAATTCGGGATTGTACAGAGAGGGTTCCTTGGCGTGACTTCCCTGGATTTATCCAATGATATGCAGGTAGCAGGCTATAACAAGCAGAATAAAACCAATATCAAAGCAGGTTCCGGAGTATACGTAACCGGATTCGGGGATAACAGCGGAGCCGAAGATGCGGGCATCAGATCAGGTGATGTGATTACCAAAATTGACAATACTGCTGTTACAGACTTTGCCGACCTTTCTATTGCCATCGGAAGCAAACGTCCGGGTGATAAGGTATTGGTAACCTATCTTAGGAACGGTAAAGAAGCGACTGCTACAGTTACTTTAAGAGACCAGAAAGGAGGGACTTCTGCCAGAACAAAAGCAGACCTCAGCGTAACGGAAAAAATCGGGGCTGAATTCAAACCGCTGGATGATAGATTTAAAACTGACTACGGATTGAACAGCGGGGTTATAGCGGCCAATGTTACAGAAGGAAGCGAGATTGCCAAAATAGGGATTGTGGATAATTATATTGTAGTCGAGATCAACGGTAAACCCGTTAATTCACAGAAAGATGTTGAAAAGATCCTTGATAAATATGCAGGCAACGTATCGGTTAAATTCGTGGATGCCTACGGACAGATGTATACGAGAGGCTTTAAGATGCCTTAA
- a CDS encoding SCO family protein, translating to MSRSKKGNNTRSRVIIPVVIIALLFLGIGIGMGYFKKNLYTVMKVPDFELTDQNNKKITNKDMLGKVYLVEFFFSRCPTICPVMNTNMRAIENRINNPDFGIISISIDPENDTPELLKEHARKIGVKSPNWHFLTGNRDDIGKIADQFNIYVGDKEDESESLNHSGMIALVDQEGNVRCRYNQDNIPVLYYSGLNYEDAKGKIPKLTGKYHPDRELLIEDIKKLLK from the coding sequence ATGTCCAGAAGTAAAAAAGGAAATAATACCAGAAGCAGAGTGATTATTCCTGTTGTCATTATTGCTTTATTGTTTTTAGGGATCGGTATCGGAATGGGTTATTTTAAAAAAAATCTATACACGGTGATGAAAGTCCCGGATTTTGAACTTACCGATCAGAATAACAAAAAAATTACCAATAAAGATATGCTGGGGAAGGTTTATCTGGTGGAGTTTTTCTTCAGCAGGTGTCCTACGATCTGTCCTGTAATGAATACGAATATGAGAGCCATTGAGAATAGGATCAATAACCCAGATTTCGGAATTATTTCGATTAGCATCGATCCGGAAAATGATACTCCGGAATTATTGAAGGAACATGCTCGGAAAATCGGTGTCAAATCCCCGAACTGGCATTTTTTGACAGGGAACAGAGATGATATCGGCAAAATAGCAGACCAGTTTAATATTTATGTTGGGGATAAAGAAGATGAAAGCGAAAGCCTGAACCACAGCGGTATGATTGCACTTGTTGACCAGGAAGGAAATGTCCGCTGCAGATACAACCAGGATAATATACCGGTTCTGTACTATTCAGGGCTGAATTATGAAGATGCAAAAGGAAAAATACCGAAACTGACCGGGAAATACCATCCTGACAGAGAACTATTAATTGAAGATATTAAGAAATTATTGAAATAA
- a CDS encoding putative LPS assembly protein LptD — MAKTVFKNILQILIILIFNNFLAQQTPEKLPENVANDTIAKQDTVVLKKEALDDVMQTKADYNRRDFQKKMIYLNKNAQVKYQDVQIDADYISIDEEKSLMFARGKQDSSGRFIEPAVITQAGKKYETDQFQYNTKTRQAIAFNARTEESEGVIVAEKTKKYNDSVFAMRRANYTTDDYFIKKKDTAADYHLRASNIKLVKTRNKSSIISGPIQMYIEQVPTPLVMPFAILPFSDKRSAGILIPSFGERQDVGFFLNGLGYYQPIGEHFDLKILADIYTKGSWNLRPEMNYIKKYRYSGNFSADVGTAVRGIKGLDDYGKTSTYRIAWRHTQDTKANPFLTFSASVDIVSTKFYNNTLNNNYILNQNVLNTQQNSTVTITKRFLKLPATITGTASYSQNFATGLSDLRLPQMNVAINQFYLFGSKTGVRQGLLENITVNTGLNLTNFVQTDEGELFTAAMWEKMQTGLRNNIALGTNTTLAKYFTFSLGANIDNALTTKTLKKYYDPIRNATVNEVDKGISGYSTFSTTASLQTTLYGMKNFKKGSAIEAIRHMMTPSIGFTYSPDFGGSGFGYFRNYYDASGALTPYSIFEGGIVGSPSSGMVGALGFNIGNNIEMKVRSKSDSTGVKKLKIFESLNLSGSYNFAAKDHPWSIITINGQSSFFDNKLSVNTSLSLDPYKVIYLPGQETGIRTEDFGGFGIQGFNVQMSYPLSSEIFGEKTEYSKKYQAKGEVRNENYYFDDDNYAHFDQAWTLNINANYAFTKSSASRTPTRLASVGLDGSLKLTPFWNINGSTHYDMVTKQLAYTRIGFARDQRSFTINFNWVPFGQYKVYDFFIGIKANILSDALKYKDRSFTQPNAPF, encoded by the coding sequence TTGGCCAAAACCGTCTTCAAAAATATATTACAAATTTTAATTATCCTAATTTTTAACAATTTTTTAGCACAGCAAACGCCTGAAAAATTGCCCGAAAATGTGGCTAACGATACTATTGCAAAGCAAGATACTGTTGTTTTAAAAAAAGAAGCCCTTGATGATGTCATGCAGACAAAAGCAGACTATAACAGGAGGGATTTTCAGAAAAAAATGATTTATCTGAATAAAAATGCGCAGGTAAAATACCAGGATGTGCAGATTGACGCAGATTATATCTCTATCGATGAAGAAAAAAGCCTGATGTTTGCGCGCGGCAAGCAGGATTCATCAGGCAGGTTTATAGAGCCTGCGGTAATTACCCAGGCCGGCAAAAAATATGAAACTGACCAGTTTCAGTACAATACCAAAACCAGGCAGGCCATTGCTTTCAATGCAAGGACAGAAGAAAGCGAAGGCGTAATTGTAGCCGAAAAAACAAAAAAGTATAATGATTCCGTCTTTGCCATGAGGCGTGCTAATTATACCACTGACGATTATTTCATTAAGAAAAAAGATACGGCAGCAGATTACCACCTGCGGGCTTCCAATATCAAACTGGTTAAAACAAGAAATAAATCTTCAATCATTTCAGGACCGATTCAGATGTATATTGAGCAGGTTCCGACTCCTCTGGTGATGCCTTTTGCCATTCTGCCCTTTTCAGATAAAAGGTCTGCCGGGATCCTGATCCCGAGTTTCGGGGAAAGGCAGGATGTAGGGTTCTTCCTGAACGGGCTGGGTTACTATCAGCCGATCGGGGAACATTTTGACCTTAAAATCCTTGCCGATATTTATACAAAAGGAAGCTGGAACCTGAGGCCCGAAATGAATTATATAAAAAAATACCGGTACTCAGGTAATTTCTCTGCAGATGTGGGAACTGCAGTGCGCGGTATCAAAGGGCTGGATGATTACGGAAAGACCAGCACCTACAGGATTGCCTGGAGGCATACCCAGGATACAAAAGCCAATCCTTTTCTTACATTCTCCGCTTCGGTAGATATTGTAAGTACAAAATTTTATAACAATACTTTAAATAACAATTACATCCTTAACCAGAATGTTTTGAATACCCAGCAGAACTCTACGGTTACCATCACCAAAAGATTTTTGAAACTGCCGGCAACCATTACCGGTACCGCTTCTTACTCGCAGAACTTTGCAACGGGGCTGTCAGATCTGCGTCTGCCACAGATGAATGTAGCCATCAACCAGTTTTACCTGTTCGGTTCCAAAACAGGAGTGCGCCAGGGTTTACTGGAAAATATTACGGTAAATACAGGATTGAACTTGACGAATTTTGTACAGACTGATGAAGGCGAGTTGTTTACTGCGGCCATGTGGGAAAAAATGCAGACCGGCCTGAGGAACAATATTGCTTTGGGAACCAACACAACCCTGGCCAAATATTTTACATTCAGTTTAGGAGCTAATATTGATAATGCCTTAACGACAAAAACACTGAAAAAATACTATGATCCCATAAGGAATGCTACTGTAAACGAAGTGGATAAAGGGATTTCCGGATACTCAACGTTTTCCACCACGGCAAGTCTCCAGACTACCTTATACGGCATGAAAAACTTTAAAAAGGGATCTGCCATTGAGGCTATCAGGCATATGATGACCCCAAGTATAGGATTTACCTATTCCCCTGATTTCGGAGGATCCGGTTTCGGGTATTTCAGGAATTATTATGATGCAAGCGGTGCTTTAACGCCGTATTCCATTTTTGAAGGAGGGATTGTAGGAAGCCCGAGCAGCGGAATGGTAGGGGCATTGGGCTTCAACATCGGGAATAATATCGAAATGAAGGTAAGGTCCAAAAGTGATTCCACAGGAGTGAAAAAACTGAAGATTTTTGAATCCTTAAACCTTTCCGGAAGCTATAATTTTGCAGCAAAAGACCATCCGTGGTCCATCATCACGATTAACGGGCAGTCTTCTTTCTTCGATAATAAATTAAGTGTCAACACAAGCTTATCTTTAGACCCGTATAAGGTAATTTACCTTCCCGGCCAGGAAACCGGGATCAGGACGGAAGATTTCGGAGGGTTCGGGATACAGGGATTCAACGTGCAGATGTCTTACCCTCTGAGCAGCGAAATATTCGGGGAGAAGACCGAGTATTCTAAAAAATACCAGGCCAAAGGAGAAGTCAGAAATGAAAATTATTATTTTGATGATGACAATTACGCCCATTTTGATCAGGCTTGGACTTTAAATATCAATGCCAATTACGCTTTCACTAAAAGCTCAGCATCAAGGACGCCTACCAGGCTGGCTTCAGTGGGGCTGGACGGAAGCCTGAAACTTACGCCTTTTTGGAATATCAACGGCAGTACCCATTATGATATGGTGACCAAACAGCTGGCTTATACCAGAATCGGCTTTGCCAGAGACCAGCGAAGCTTTACCATTAACTTCAACTGGGTTCCCTTCGGCCAGTATAAAGTTTATGATTTCTTTATCGGGATCAAAGCCAACATCTTAAGTGATGCATTAAAATACAAGGACAGAAGTTTTACCCAGCCTAATGCGCCGTTCTAG
- a CDS encoding RidA family protein: MKKIINTVNAPAAIGPYSQANMANGVLYISGQIPVDPATGKLVEGIEKETHQVMKNLEAVLTEAGMTFRNVVKATIFLKSMDDFAVMNDIYASYLDAESYPARETVQVSCLPKNVDIEISMIAHQD; this comes from the coding sequence ATGAAAAAAATAATCAACACCGTTAATGCTCCCGCAGCAATCGGGCCTTATTCACAAGCCAATATGGCAAACGGCGTATTATACATTTCCGGGCAGATTCCTGTAGATCCTGCAACCGGTAAACTGGTGGAAGGTATTGAAAAGGAAACGCATCAGGTGATGAAAAACCTTGAAGCTGTGCTTACGGAAGCCGGCATGACTTTTAGAAATGTGGTGAAAGCAACTATTTTTCTTAAAAGCATGGATGATTTTGCGGTAATGAATGATATCTATGCTTCATACCTGGATGCTGAAAGCTATCCGGCCCGTGAGACTGTACAGGTTTCATGCCTGCCAAAAAATGTTGATATCGAAATTTCCATGATCGCACATCAGGATTAA
- a CDS encoding heavy metal translocating P-type ATPase → MEECCNAKPKKEPQQDSHGHEGHDHDNNHAHDTGDQSAFQMFLPALISFTLLLIGIVLDYYVKPDWFKGFIRLAWYLIAYVPVGLPVLKEAYGSIKNGDVFSEFFLMGIATVGAFCIGEYPEGVAVMLFYSVGEVFQAIAVTRAKSNIKTLLDQRPDEVTILKDGKPQTLKAGKVNIGEIIQLKSGEKLGLDGELLSETASFNTSALTGESKPDTKIKGETVLAGMINLNTVSQVKVTAAYKDSKLSKILEMVQNATAQKAPTELFIRKFAKIYTPIIVFLAIGITVLPYFFVEDYLFRDWLYRALVFLVISCPCALVISIPLGYFGGIGAGSRHGILFKGSNFLDVLAKVRHVVMDKTGTMTEGVFKVQEVNFKNDFNKDEILKFINALESKSSHPVATAIHEYAGEIDHNVKLENVEEIAGHGLRADVNAKELLVGNFKLLDRFSIRYDIKPENIVYTLIAVAYDRKFVGYLTIADSVKTDVQLTINKLNALHVKTTMLSGDKTSVVQFVADKLGIQNAYGDLLPEDKVNKVKEIKAESQTVAFVGDGVNDAPVVALSDVGIAMGGLGSDATIETADVVIQDDRPSKIPMAINIGKQTKKIVWQNIILAFSVKAVVLVLGAGGIATMWEAVFADVGVALLAILNAVRIQRMKF, encoded by the coding sequence ATGGAAGAATGCTGCAATGCAAAACCGAAAAAAGAACCCCAACAAGACAGTCATGGTCATGAAGGTCATGACCACGATAATAACCATGCTCATGATACGGGAGATCAATCAGCCTTTCAGATGTTTCTGCCTGCACTGATTTCATTTACCTTACTGCTGATCGGAATTGTACTGGATTATTACGTGAAACCCGATTGGTTTAAAGGCTTCATCCGTCTTGCATGGTATTTAATTGCTTACGTTCCGGTTGGGTTACCGGTATTAAAGGAAGCTTACGGAAGTATAAAGAACGGTGATGTTTTTTCTGAGTTTTTCCTGATGGGGATTGCAACCGTCGGTGCTTTTTGTATCGGAGAATATCCGGAAGGTGTTGCCGTAATGCTGTTCTATTCAGTGGGCGAAGTTTTTCAGGCAATAGCCGTAACGAGAGCAAAAAGTAATATCAAAACCCTGCTCGACCAGCGCCCGGATGAGGTAACGATCCTGAAAGACGGAAAACCGCAGACCCTAAAAGCCGGGAAAGTAAATATCGGGGAAATCATTCAGTTGAAATCAGGGGAAAAATTAGGTCTGGACGGCGAACTATTATCAGAAACGGCTTCATTCAATACTTCAGCATTAACAGGTGAAAGTAAACCGGATACTAAAATAAAAGGTGAAACCGTCTTAGCCGGAATGATTAATCTGAACACCGTAAGCCAGGTAAAAGTAACCGCAGCATACAAAGACAGCAAGCTGAGTAAAATCCTGGAAATGGTTCAGAATGCAACGGCACAGAAAGCTCCTACAGAACTCTTTATCAGGAAATTTGCAAAAATATATACCCCGATTATTGTATTTCTGGCCATCGGAATTACGGTGTTGCCTTATTTTTTTGTCGAAGATTATTTATTCAGAGATTGGCTGTACAGGGCATTGGTATTCCTTGTGATTTCCTGCCCCTGTGCTTTGGTGATTTCCATTCCGCTGGGGTATTTCGGGGGAATCGGTGCAGGAAGCCGTCATGGGATTTTATTCAAGGGAAGCAACTTTTTAGATGTCCTGGCAAAGGTCCGGCATGTGGTAATGGATAAAACCGGAACGATGACGGAAGGTGTTTTCAAAGTACAGGAAGTTAATTTTAAAAATGATTTTAACAAAGATGAAATTCTAAAGTTCATCAATGCGTTGGAAAGTAAAAGTTCGCATCCCGTTGCTACGGCCATTCACGAATATGCCGGTGAAATCGATCATAATGTAAAATTGGAAAATGTAGAGGAAATTGCCGGCCATGGATTAAGAGCTGACGTTAACGCAAAAGAATTATTAGTCGGGAATTTTAAGCTGCTGGACAGATTCAGTATCCGTTATGATATCAAACCTGAAAATATCGTCTACACTTTAATTGCCGTTGCGTACGATAGAAAGTTTGTCGGCTACCTGACGATTGCAGATTCTGTTAAAACAGATGTACAGCTAACAATCAATAAATTAAATGCATTACATGTAAAAACGACTATGCTCAGCGGCGATAAAACTTCCGTTGTACAATTTGTTGCAGACAAACTGGGAATTCAGAATGCCTACGGAGACCTTCTTCCGGAAGATAAAGTAAATAAAGTCAAAGAAATTAAAGCGGAAAGCCAAACCGTGGCTTTCGTCGGCGATGGCGTAAACGATGCTCCGGTTGTTGCGCTAAGCGATGTGGGAATTGCGATGGGCGGACTGGGAAGCGATGCAACCATTGAAACTGCCGATGTTGTCATCCAGGATGACAGGCCGAGCAAAATCCCGATGGCCATCAATATCGGGAAACAGACAAAAAAAATCGTCTGGCAGAATATTATTTTGGCTTTTTCTGTAAAAGCGGTGGTCCTGGTTCTGGGTGCCGGAGGTATAGCAACAATGTGGGAAGCTGTTTTTGCCGATGTGGGGGTGGCATTATTGGCTATTTTAAATGCCGTCAGAATTCAGCGGATGAAGTTTTAA
- a CDS encoding superoxide dismutase, with protein MKIMKVAALSAVFAAQFAFAQFKQTALPYAYNALEGNIDAQTMEIHYSKHAAAYVANLNKAIAGTPQEKQTLFQIMSNASKLSPAVRNNAGGHYNHELFWTVLTPEKNTQPSAKLTKAINDAFGSMDGFKEKMSKAGADRFGSGWAWLSVDKSGKLFVSSTPNQDNPLMDVVDQRGAPIFGIDVWEHAYYLKYQNKRADYLTAIWNVTNWKEISRRYEEAIAKK; from the coding sequence ATGAAGATTATGAAAGTAGCTGCTCTGAGTGCAGTATTTGCGGCGCAGTTTGCATTCGCACAGTTTAAGCAGACGGCCCTGCCTTATGCATACAATGCATTGGAAGGGAATATTGATGCACAGACTATGGAGATCCATTACTCCAAACATGCTGCCGCCTATGTTGCCAACCTGAATAAAGCCATTGCAGGGACGCCGCAGGAAAAGCAGACTTTGTTTCAGATTATGTCCAATGCTTCAAAATTGAGCCCGGCTGTCAGGAACAACGCGGGAGGCCATTACAACCACGAACTGTTCTGGACTGTTCTTACCCCTGAAAAAAATACGCAGCCGTCAGCAAAGCTTACCAAGGCTATCAATGATGCATTCGGAAGCATGGATGGTTTTAAAGAGAAGATGAGCAAAGCAGGAGCAGACCGCTTCGGGTCAGGATGGGCATGGCTCTCTGTGGATAAATCCGGGAAACTTTTCGTTTCTTCAACACCCAACCAGGATAATCCTTTAATGGATGTAGTAGATCAGAGAGGAGCACCTATTTTCGGGATCGATGTCTGGGAACATGCATATTACCTGAAATACCAGAACAAAAGAGCAGATTATTTAACAGCCATCTGGAACGTAACCAACTGGAAAGAGATCAGCAGAAGGTACGAAGAAGCAATTGCTAAAAAATAA
- a CDS encoding YHS domain-containing protein: MKSKIIITALLSVSLMACAQEIPKVKHKKSSKALKSQVQKVKFANAEDPICHMPAEPDMKDTAVYKNKTYGFCSVYCRDEFKKDPAKYVQK; this comes from the coding sequence ATGAAGTCCAAAATTATCATAACGGCATTATTGTCGGTTTCATTGATGGCGTGTGCCCAGGAAATACCTAAAGTGAAGCATAAGAAAAGCAGTAAAGCTTTAAAATCCCAAGTCCAGAAAGTGAAATTTGCCAATGCAGAAGATCCGATCTGCCATATGCCTGCGGAGCCCGATATGAAAGATACGGCAGTGTATAAAAATAAAACGTACGGTTTTTGCAGTGTATACTGCAGAGACGAGTTTAAAAAAGATCCGGCAAAATATGTCCAGAAGTAA
- the rpsT gene encoding 30S ribosomal protein S20 encodes MANHKSALKRIRQNEVRKVRNRYYHKTARTAIKGLRNEEDKTVAAEQLPKVIALLDKLAKRNIIHKNKAANLKSKLTKHVNKLA; translated from the coding sequence ATGGCAAATCATAAATCAGCATTAAAAAGAATCAGACAAAACGAAGTAAGAAAAGTTCGTAACAGATATTACCACAAAACTGCCAGAACAGCAATTAAGGGGTTAAGAAATGAAGAGGATAAAACTGTTGCTGCAGAACAACTGCCAAAGGTTATCGCTTTATTGGATAAATTAGCTAAGAGAAATATTATCCACAAAAACAAAGCGGCTAACTTAAAAAGCAAATTAACTAAGCACGTTAACAAACTGGCTTAA